The following coding sequences lie in one Cannabis sativa cultivar Pink pepper isolate KNU-18-1 chromosome 5, ASM2916894v1, whole genome shotgun sequence genomic window:
- the LOC115716298 gene encoding uncharacterized protein LOC115716298 yields the protein MGEFSIQISRNLVNSLAGNEEDKSKKKTKKTRTKSRVPQQQPQTKAKEKQVSDGFETHKGSTASGWPLQPPIFLPVPPTAYSSSAELDAIRSVLQESERVVERLQKQEDNMVQEVTQRAKDLRDKEFKLPYQKPLPCVAENEACLACYKEHIKDPLKCADLVRNFADCARRVRQQVSSAQ from the coding sequence ATGGGTGAGTTTAGTATCCAGATTAGCCGCAACCTGGTGAATAGCCTTGCTGGCAATGAAGAAGAtaaatcgaagaagaagactAAAAAAACTAGAACTAAGTCTCGAGTGCCTCAACAACAACCTCAAACGAAAGCAAAGGAGAAGCAAGTTTCCGATGGCTTTGAAACACACAAGGGATCGACCGCTTCAGGATGGCCACTTCAGCCTCCAATTTTCTTGCCGGTACCCCCTACTGCATACTCTTCTAGTGCAGAGTTGGATGCAATCCGATCTGTCCTTCAAGAGAGCGAAAGGGTTGTGGAGAGGTTGCAAAAGCAGGAAGATAACATGGTGCAGGAAGTAACACAAAGAGCAAAAGATCTCCGTGATAAAGAGTTCAAGCTTCCTTACCAGAAGCCTTTGCCTTGTGTAGCAGAGAATGAAGCTTGCTTAGCATGCTACAAAGAACATATCAAAGACCCTCTGAAATGTGCTGATCTTGTTCGGAATTTCGCAGACTGTGCTCGAAGAGTTAGGCAACAAGTGAGCTCAGCCCAGTAG